The following is a genomic window from Streptomyces sp. BHT-5-2.
CCCGCTCGCGGTCGGCGTCGGAGGCGCGCAGCTGGGGGAGCCGTTCGTCAGTCATACGGACAGATTAGGGCGTGTCCGTTGGATCAGGGGCGGAAAGTCCGCGGTGTGCGGTGCGGGGCCGCCGGGGCGGGGTGCCGGGGTCTCGGCGGGCCGCGCCGCCGCCCGCGTAGAGCTCGGCGATCAGGGTCTCGATGTCGGGTTCGCGCACCGCGAGGTCCACCAGCGGATAGCGGGCGGCGACCGCCGTCACCAGGGGGGCCGCGCTGCGCTCGGCGGGGAACGCCAGCCACTGCCGCGGGCCCTCCACCTTCACCGTGCGGGCGCCGGGAACGCCCTCGATGGGCGGGAGTTCCTCGGCCAGGTCCACCACCAGGGTGCGCTCGCCGTCCGCGGCGGCGCGCAGCCCGGCCAGGTCCCCGTCGAAGACCAGCCGGCCGTGGTCGATGACCATCACCCGGCGGCACAACTGCTCGATGTCGGTGAGGTCGTGGGTGGTCAGCAGGACCGTGACGCCGCGTTCGGCGTTGACCTCGCGCAGGAACGAGCGGACCCTGGCCTTGCTGACGACGTCCAGGCCGATGGTGGGCTCGTCGAGGTAGAGCACGTCGGGGTCGTGCAGCAGCGCGGCGGCGATGTCGCCGCGCATCCGCTGGCCGAGCGAGAGCTGGCGGACCGGCACCTCCAACAGGGGTGCGAGGTCGAGGAGTTCCACGCAGCGGTCGAGGTTGGCGCGGAAGACGGCGGCCGGGACGCGGTACATCCGGCGCACCAGCTCGTAGGAGTCCTTCAGCGGCAGGTCCCACCACAGGGTGGTGCGCTGTCCGAAGACCACGCCGATGCGGCGGGCGAGGCGGGTGCGCTCCCGGGAGGGGTCGATGCCGGCGACCCGCAGCCGGCCGCCGCTGGGCACCAGGATGCCGGTGAGCATCTTGATGGTGGTGGACTTCCCGGCGCCGTTGGGCCCGATGTAACCGACCATCTCGCCGCGCGGCACCTGGAAGGTGAGGCCGTCGACGGCACGGACCTGGTGCCGGGTGCGGCGCCAGCGGCCCGCCCGGCGGCGGACGGTGAAGACCTTCTCGACGCCCGTCAGCTCGATCAGCGGATCCCCGCCCACCGCGTCCATGGCAGCAACTCCCTTTCGTTCCATATGACTTGGTGTGGTGGTGCTTCGTGTCGTGGGGTCAGCTGCCGGTGCTGCGGTAGGCGCGGACGCCGTGCCGCCAGGCCAGTGCGGCGCCCGCGGCCATCAGCGCGGCCACCGCGGGGCCCAGGAAGGCCGTCCAGACCGGCAGGCCGAGGGGGTAGGGGCGGCCCAGCAGCCACAGTGCGGGCAGCCAGTTGACGAAGGCCAGCGGGACGACGAAGGTGACGCCGCGGACCAGGTCGCGGGCGAACACCGTCGGCGGGTACTGGAGCAGGGTGTTGCCGCCGTAGGTGAGGGAGTTCTGGAGCTCGGCGGCGTCCTGCGCCCAGAACTGGAAGGCCGCGCCGGCGGTGTAGACCGCGCCGAAGATCACCGCGCCGCACACCGTCATCAGCGGCACCATCAGGATCCGGCCGGGTGTCCAGTCCACCGCGATCCGGCCGGTCGACCACAGCAGCACCAGCAGCCCCTGGGCGGTGCGGCCCAGCCGGCGCAGCGCGAAGCGGTCCGCGGCGATCTGGGCGTAGACCGGGGCGGGGCGCAGCAGCAGGGTGTCGAGGGTGCCGTCGCGGATCCGGGCGCCCAGCCGCTCCACGTTGCCGACGACCAGGTCGGCGAGGCCCAGCGCGAGGCTGCAGGTGCCGTAGAGGAAGGCGACCTCGGGGAGGGTGAAGCCGCCGAGCGCGCGGACCCGGGAGAACATCAGCAGGATCGCGGCGAAGTCCAGTGCGCTGCCGGCGAAGTTGCCGAACGTCATCAGGGCGAACGAGGTCCGGTAGGCGAGCGTGGAGCGCACCCACATCCAGGCGATCAGCCCGTACGCGTACACCCCGTGCCCGAGGGCGCGCAGCGGACCCTCGGGTGCGCCGGGGCCGCCGTCCCGGCTAGCCACCCTGGACCACCACCTTGCGGGTGGCGGCCGACTGCACCAGGCGCCCCAGGGCCAGCAGCGCCGCCGCCCAGGCCGCCTGGAACGCCAGTCCGCGCAGCAGCGCCGGGCCGGTCCGGGCGCCGATCAGGATGTCGGCCGGGACCTGGAGCAGCGCGGCCCACGGCAGCAGCTGGGCGGCGTCGGCCAGTCCGCCGGGGAAGACCCGCAGCGGCAGCACCATCCCGGAGAAGAACATGCAGGACAGCCCGCCGACCATGGCCAGTCCGGAGCTGTCCAGCAGCCAGAACGCCGACAGTGCGACGAGGTAGCGCAGCGCGAAGCTGACCACGACGCCCAGCAGCGCCGACAGCAGGAACCAGCCCCAGGTCGGCGGGTCGCCGGGGAGCGCCAGCGGGAAGGCCAGGGCGCCCACCGCGAGCGGCACCACGCCGCGGCCGAGCAGTTGGAGGCCGGCCCGGCCCAGGTCCGCGGCGAGCCACCACAGCTGGAGGTCGGCGGGCCGGTAGAGGTCCACCGCGATGTCGCCGCTGCGGATCCGCTCCTGGAGCTCGTCCAGGCCGCCGGTGGCGATCAGGGCGACGGCCAGCAGGGCCTGTCCGGCCCAGGCGAAGGTCAGCGCCTGGGCCGGGCCGTAGCCGCCCAGGTGCGGCCGCTGGTCCCACAGGGCGAGGTAGGTGTAGGCGATGATGAAGCCGAAGACGGTGTTGGTGACGATGCCGGCGACGGTGGCGGCGCGGTAGGTGGCGTACCGCCGGAAGCTGCCGGCCGCCACCGCGACGTACAACACGCCGTGCTCCCCCCGCTCCTGGTCGATCGGCTCGTGGCCGGTCCGTTGGTGGCCGTTCCGTCCGGGGTGTGCGGACGGCGGGCATCGGAGCCTAGGGTCCGCCCGCGGTGGGCACCATCGATTTATCACTCGTTCGGGTGGGGCAGGGGCGCGTTCGGCCGCTCGCGGGGCGGACGCGGTTGCGTGCCACCCCCGACGAACGGGACAGATGATGCGAAAGTTTTCTACCGGGCGTCAGTTGCCTTTCCCGGCATAGCGCATGGAACACCGCACGCGCGCACCGCACGGCACACCGCACCGCGGTCCGTACGACCCGCACCCGGTCCGCACCCGCCCGACACCACACAGGTCCTGACACGACACCGCTCCGCCGCGGTACAACCTCCGGCGGTGGCCGAGGAGTCACACAGACATGAGCGACGACGCGCGGCACGACGGCACGGGCAGCGAGCCCGGCGAGCCCGACGAGACCGACGCGGCAGCCGCCGCCCGCCCCCGGCGCACGGGCTGGCGCCGGCTCCTGCCGACCTGGCGGATGACGGTGGGCGGCGTACTGCTCCTGCTGCTGCTGATCGTGGGCGGGCTGACCGCCGGCTACCTCCTCGTCGGCATCCCGCCCGCCAACAGCGCCGCGAAGGCGCAGAGCAACGTCTACCTCTACTCCGACGGCACGGAACTGGCCCGCGACGGCGACGTCAACCGCGAGAACGTCCCGCTCGGCCAGGTGCCCAGGACCGTCCAGCGGGCCGTACTGGCCGCCGAGGACCGGGACTTCTACGCCGAGTCCGCGGTCGACCCGGCCGCGATGCTGCGGGCCGCCTGGAACACCGTCATCGGCAAGGGCAGACAGTCCGGCTCCACCGTCACCCAGCAGTACGTCAAGAACTACTACCTCGGCCAGGAACAGACCCTCACCCGCAAGGCCAAGGAGTTCTTCATCGCCATCAAGCTGGACCGCGAGGAGTCCAAGGACCAGATCCTCCAGGGCTACCTCAACACCAGCTACTACGGCCGCAACGCCTACGGCATCCAGGCCGCCGCCCAGGCGTACTACGGCAAGAACGTCGGCGCCCTGACCACCGCCGAGGGCGCCTACCTCGCCGCGCTCCTCAACGCCCCCAGCGCCTACGACATCACCGCCCACCCCGAGAACCGGCCGCGCGCCGTGGCCCGCTGGAACTACGTGCTGGACGGCATGGTCGAGCAGAAGTGGCTGGGCCGCGCCGAACGCGCCGCGATGACCTTCCCCGCCCTCGTCCAGGCCCGCGCCTCGGCCGGCCTCTCCGGGCAGCGCGGCTATCTCGTCGAAGCCGTCCGGGACTACCTCACCGGCCACGACGTCGTCGACGAGAACACCCTCCGGGCCGGCGGCTACCGCATCACCACCACCATCGACCGCAAGCGGCAGAACGCCTTCGTCAGATCCGTCCGCACCCAGCTGATGGACCGGCTCGACGGCGACCGCGCGGTGGACCGCGCGGTCCGGGCCGGCGGCGCCTCCATCGACCCCGCCACCGGCCGGGTCGTCGCCCTCTACGGCGGCGTCGACTACGCCAAGCAGTACGTCAACAGCGCCACCCGGCGCGACTACCAGGTCGGCTCCACCTTCAAGCCGCTGGTCTTCGCCGCCGCCGTCCAGCACCACTCCGTCACCCAGGACGGCTCCCCGATCACCCCCCGCACCGTCTACGACGGCACCGACAAGCGAATGACGATCAGTCACGGCCGCCCCACCGGCTTCGCCCCCGCCAACGAGGACGACCGCTCCTACGGCCCGATCACCGTCACCGAGGCCACCGACAAGTCCGTCAACGCGGTCTACGCCCAGATGGGCATCGACGTCGGCCCGGGCACCGTCCGCAAGACCGCGGTCGCCCTCGGGGTCCCCGCCGACGCCCCCGGCCTCGCCGCCTCCCGGGGCGCCATCGCCCTGGGCACCGCGACCCCCAGCGTGCTGGACATGACCGAGGTCTACGCGACCCTGGCGCGGCACGGCCGGCAGCTCCCGTACACCCTGGTCGACCACGTCACCAAAGCCGGCGAGGAGATCGACCTGCCGGAGCGCGAGCAGACCACCGCCGTCGAGCGGGCCGCCGCCGACACCACCACCCACATCCTGCGCAGCGTCGTCGACGGCGGCACCGGCACCGCCGCGCAGGCCGCCGGGCGCCCGGCGGCCGGCAAGACCGGCACCGCCGAGCAGGACAAGGCCGCCTGGTTCGCCGGCTACACCCCCGACCTGGCCACCGTCGTGGCCGTCCTGGGCCAGCACCCGCAGACCGCCGCCCAGGAACCGCTCTACGGCGCGGCCGGCCTGGACCGCGTCAACGGCGGCGACTTCCCCGCCCGGATCTGGGCCGACTACACGTCGGCGGCGCTGGCCGGCCACCCGGTCCGCAACTTCGACCTGCGGCTCCAGGAGGGCGCCGAACCCAGCCCGTCCGCCTCGCCGTCCGCCGATGCGTCGGCGTCCCCGAGCGATTCGGCCTCCCCCGGCACCGGCCCGTCCGGCAGCCCCACCCCCAGCGGCACCGGGACGCCCACCGGGACCGGCGCCCCCACCGGCCCGACCGGCGAGCCGACCCTGCCCCCGACCCCCACCGACCTGCCGCCCACCACCGAACCCACCGAGGAGTTCCCGACCGTGGTCCCGCCCGACGCGGAAGAACTGACCCGGCACTGGGGCGGCGGCTGACCGGCCGGCGGGCGGCGGCCGTCGGCCGGTGGCGCCGTCAGTGGCCGGACGTGGCCTTCAACCCCACCACCGCCACCAGCAGCAGACAGATGAAGAAGATCCGCGCGGCGGTCATCGGCTCGCCGAGCACGAGCATGCCGACCACCGCCGCCCCGGCTGCGCCGATGCCGACCCAGACGCCGTACGCGGTGCCGATCGGCAGAGTCCGGGCCGCGTAGGAGAGCAGCACCATGCTGGCGACGATGCCGGCGCCGGTGGCCACACTGGGCCACAGCCGGGTGAACCCGTCGGTGAACTTCATCCCGATCGACCAGCCGACCTCCAGCAGACCGGCGACGAGGAGCAGGATCCATGCCATGACGGCACCTCCGTGAAAGAGCTTCAACAGGGGTGCGTCGTCTTGTCCTGACCCGGTACGGCGCGTCTCGTCGGGTGCCCCCGAGGCTAGCAAAAGGCTCCCCCACCGGCGGTGACACGGATCACCGCCGACGGGGGAGCCCCTCGGCCACGAACGCGGCGCTACAGATACAGACCGGTCGAGTCGTCGGCGCCCTCCAGGCGCTCCGCGGCCACCGCGTGCAGATCACGCTCGCGCATCAGCACGTACGCCACCCCGCGCACCTCGACCTCCGCCCGGTCCTCGGGGTCGTAGAGCACCCGGTCGCCCACCTCGACGGTCCGTACGTTCTGCCCCACCGCGACCACCTCGGCCCAGGCCAGGCGACGGCCGACCGCCGCGGTCGCGGGAATGACGATGCCGCCGGACGAACGGCGCTCGCCCTCGGGGATGTCCGTCCGGACCAGCACACGGTCGTGCAGCATCCGGATCGGCAGCTTGTCGTGGGTGTCCTTGGTGTTATTCGGGCTCACGGCACGACCGTACCTGTCCCACGGCGGCACTCACGCACCGCGGGCCGGATCCGGTGGACCGGACGGGCCCCGGGAACGCGCTACTTGCGCCGCTTCTTCGAACCCAGCACCAGCAGACCGACCACCGCCACCCCGACCACGGCCACCGGGACGATCCGCTCCAGACGCGGCGCCCCCTCCTCGGACACCAGCTGGCCGCGCACGTCCGAAACCAGGCGGTTGACGGCCACATAGGCCCGCCCCGCCGTACGGTCCACCGCCGCCGTCGCCTTCGCCTTCGCCTCGTCCATGATCGTCTTCGGGTGCAGCCGAACGCCGATCTCGTCGAGCGTCACGGCGAGATCCTGCCGCCTGCGGACGATGTCCGCCTCGATCTGGGCAGGGGTCCTGGCTTCCGACACCGCGCCGCCTCCGTCATCTCGTGCCGATGCGTACGGGGGCCGGACGCGTACCGGGGCCGCCTCGTACGGAACCGGCCACTTCGATCATGTGCCGATTCGTGAAGGACAGTCTGTCAGCTCGCACCCGCGTGCGCCCCACAGCACCCCCGTTTCGCGCCGCCACGACGCCCCCGCCGCACACCAGGCCCCCCGCTGGCTAATGTCGGGGACGTCCGACCATCCGCAGCACCACCGCAAGGAGACGGAGACCCACCATGAGTGAGCGACTCCAGCCCGGCGACACCGCACCCGCCTTCACGCTCCCCGACGCCGACGGCAAGCAGGTCTCGCTCGCCGACCACAAGGGACGCAAGGTCATCGTCTACTTCTACCCCGCGGCACTGACCCCCGGCTGCACCAAGCAGGCCTGCGACTTCACCGACAACCTCGACTTCCTCGCCGGCCACGGCTACGACGTCATCGGCATCTCCCCCGACAAGCCGGAGAAGCTCGCCAAGTTCCGCGAGAAGGAGGACCTGAAGGTCACCCTGCTCGGCGACCCCGACAAAGAGGTGCTCACCGCCTACGGCGCCTTCGGCGAGAAGAAGCTCTACGGCAAGACCGTCACCGGGGTGATCCGCTCCACCGTGGTCGTCGACGAGGACGGCAAGGTCGAACGGGCCCTCTACAACGTCAAGGCCACCGGCCACGTCGCCAAGATCATCAAGGATCTGGCGCTGTAGCCCCCGGCACCCCCGCGCCCGCCGGGCCACGGCCGGCGGCGGCCGCACCACTCACGGTGCCGTCGCCGCCGTCTCCGGCACCGTCACCGTCGCCCGGTCCGGCAACTCCAGCACCGCCTCGGCACCACCGCCCGCAGCAGCACCGAACTCCAACCGCGCCCCCAGCACCTCCGCCTGCCCCGCGGCGATCGTCAGCCCCAACCCGTGCCCCGTACCCCGCTCCGGCGCCGCCGTACGGAACCGCCGCGGCCCCTCCGCACACAACTCCGCCGGATAACCCGGCCCGTGATCCCGCACCACGATCCGCGCCCCGGCCACCACCACCTCGATCGGCGGCTCCCCGTGCTTGGCCGCGTTCGCCAGCAGGTTCACCAGCACCCGCTCCACCCGCCGGCGGTCCGTCTCCACGATCCGCGGCTCCCCCTCGACCACCACCGACACCGACAGGTCGTCCACCCCACGCTGCCGGGCCGCCCGCTGCACGATCCCCCGCACCAACGACGGCAGTTCACAGGCGTCCAGATCGGCCCGCTCCACCCCCGCGTCCAGCCGCGACACCTCCAGCAGATCCTCCACCAGACGCCGCATCGCCTGCGCCCGGTCCTGCACCAGCTCCACCGCCCGCGGCTCCGGCAACAGCTCCGCCGCCGCCACCAGACCCGCCACCGGCGTCCGCAGCTCGTGCGCCACATCCGCGGTGAACTCCCGCTCCGCCTCCACCCGCGCCGCCAGCGACGTCGCCATGTGATGCACACTGCGGCCCAACTCGGCCACCTCGTCCCGACCGTCACCGGCCAACGCATCCGCGTCCGGCGGCTCACCCGCCGCGATCCGCCGGGCCGCCGCCGCACTCAACCGCAACCGCCGCGACAGCCGCTGCGCCACGAACCACGACACCACCGCCATCAGCACGACCGTGCCGCACCCCGCGATCAGCAGCGCCCGGTCCAGCGCCACCTGCGCCGGATCGTCCTCCGGGTACGCCGCCGACACCGACAGCGAACGCGTCGGCCGCTCACCCTCGCCACCGACCCCGGTCGCCGCCCACACCCGCGGATCGTCGCCACCGCTGAGATACGTCCCCGAACGATCATGGAAGACGGCCTCCCGCAGCGGCGACGGCAGCGTCGCGTCGTCCAGCTGCGCACCCAGCGCCAGCGTCCCGTCCCGCTCGTAGATCTGCAGCGCCGAACTCAGCCGCTCGTCCTGATACGCCCGGGCCGACCGCTCCCGCTCGGCGTCCGCGATGTGGTGCACGGCGAACCCGAGCACCACCACCGCAAGCGCCGTCATACCCGAAATGGCCAGGGCGATCCGGCCTCGAATGCCCATCACGCGAGGTTATACATCTCCGTCGTGTCACCGAGCGGCGTGGAGCCCTCGTACGTCACCTCCAGGCCCGTGAAGGCCCGCGCGCCGTCGACCTTCTTCGCGCCGTAGAGCCGGAACGTCGCCCGGTACCCGGCATCCGTGCCCACCCCGGCCGCGGTCTTCTCGACCTGCACCACACCGTGCCCCTCGGCCTCGTCGGCGTCATAGCGCTCCCAGGTGATACCGGTCGCCACCATCCCGGCATCCGCGCAGGTCAACGTGATCACCTGAGGACGGATCTCCGGCTCCCCGATCCCACAGTCCCGGACACCCGGAAGACCGCCGGTCGGCCGGGCACCCGACTTCACCGCACCGTCGGACTTCACACCCTGGACGGCCGAGGTCTTCGGCGCGGCATCCACCGCCGACGCACGCTGCGACGCCTGGCTGAACCACACCCCGCCGGCCGCCAGCGCCGTCACCACGACAAAGGCCACCAGGGCGGTGCGCCCGCGCCTCCAGCGGGCCCCTTCGCGGTCGGTCATCACACACTCCTCCCGGGGCACCTTCGCCCCGTCAACCCCACCAAGCAAACAACGACCGCCGCGACAGCCCCGCACCGGCCCCCGGAGCCCGCACACACGGCACCGCCCGGCGGCTGCCACTTCCCACACTTCCCGACGACGAAAGCACCCCTTCGGCAGACCTGCGCCGGAAAAGATGCCATTTCGCCACCGCCACTCTCCTCTCCCCCCGACACAGGCTGATTGCCCGAATGCCGCGGTGACCCCACGGCTGTGTACCAGTCCTGTAACAAGCCGCCCCCGCACGACAACCCTCCGCCCCTCCGACATGCACCGGACGGACGGATTCCAGGTGACATACCTCGCGATCACCACCCACAGTGTTTCGACCCGCCCTCCAGCGTGCAGGCGCACACGTCGTAGTTCCCACGCCCGCGCAGCCCAACCGCGCGCCGACCGACCGGGAGGACCACCGCGTGCCGCACCTCAGTCCCGAAGAAAGCCACTCCGCACCGCGGTCGGACCGAGCGGCGCGCAGACGCCACCGGGCGCTCTTCCGCGCCATCGACCGACGCCGCAACCCCCGGCTCCGCCGCACCGACATCACGGTCACCGACGAACCGACCGTCCGCCGCGCCGTCAAGGCCGCCGCACTCGGCAACGCCATGGAGTGGTTCGACTTCGGGATCTACAGCTACCTGGCCCTGACCATCGGCAAGGTCTTCTTCCCCACCGGCAGCTCCACCACCAGCCTGCTCTCCTCCTTCGCCACCTTCGCCGTGGCCTTCCTCGTCCGACCACTGGGCGGCGCCTACTTCGGCCCCCTCGGCGACCGCATCGGCCGCAAGAAGGTCCTCGCCCTCACCATGATCATGATGGCGCTGGGCACCCTCTCCATCGGCCTCATCCCCTCTTACGACGCCATCGGCCTGTGGTCCCCGGCACTCCTCATCCTCTTCCGCCTCATCCAGGGCTTCTCCACCGGCGGCGAATACGGCGGCGCCTCCACGTTCATCGCCGAGTACGCACCCGACAAGAAACGCGGCTACTTCGGCAGCTTCCTGGAAATGGGCACCCTGATCGGCTACACCGGCGCCGCCGGCATCGTCCTCCTCCTCAACACCGCACTCGGCCCGGACACCATGCTCACCTGGGGCTGGCGCGTCCCCTTCCTGATCGCCGGCCCGCTCGGCCTCGTCGGCCTCTACCTGCGACTGCGACTCGACGAGACCCCGGCCTTCCAGAAGTTCGAGTCCGCACAGAACCACGCCCCGGCCGACACCCCCGGCCACACCGAGGACGAGTCCGCCCGCCACCCCGCCGACTCCGCGGGCCGGAAACTGGGCGAGATCCTCACCCACCACTGGCCCGCGCTCATCCTGTGCATCGCCCTCGTCGGCGCCTACAACATCACCGACTACATGCTGCTGTCGTACATGCCGACGTACCTCACGGACACCCTCGACTACGACGAGTCCCACGGCCTGCTGATCCTGCTGGTCACCATGGTCGTCCTGATCTGCCTGCTCCCCACCGTCGGCAAACTCAACGACCGCTACGGCCGCAAACCGCTCCTGATGAGCGGGATGGTCGGCTTCCTCGTCCTCGCCATCCCCGCGTTCCTCCTGGTCAAGCGGGGCTCTTTGGTCGCGGTCGGAGGCGGCACGGCCCTGCTGGGCCTCTCCCTCCTCTGCCTCCTGGGCACCATGTCCGCCGCACTGCCCGCCCTCTTCCCCACCAGCGTCCGCTACGGCTCCCTCTCCATCGGCTACAACCTCGCGGTCTCCCTCTTCGGAGGCACCACACCCCTGGTCATCACCGCCCTGATGAACGCCTTCCACAAGAACGTCATGGTGCCCGCCTACTACACGATGGGCGCCGCCCTCATCGGCGTGATCGCCGTCGCCTGCATGAAGGAGACCGCCCGACAGCCCCTCGAAGGCTCCCCGCCCTCCGTCGCCACCAAGGAGGAGGCGCTCGCCCTCATCGCCGAACGCACCCAGGAGCCGCGCTTCTGACCCTGACCGCTCAACCGCTCACCTACCGTGACCACCCCCGCGTTCGATCGTTGCTCAGTTCGAAGGACGAGAGAGCGCACGGGGTGGGCCTGGTGCGCCGGAGTTGAGGGGGCATCATGCCGGTGAGTCCGTACACCCGGGAGCGACTGGAGGCCGCGGCGGCGACGTCCCGGACGCTGTCGGAGGCGCTGGGGAGGCTGGGAGCGGATCCGCGGAGCGCGCAGCGGAACTACCTCCGGGAGCGGATGAGGAAACTGGGGGTGGGCACCTCGCACTTCGAGCGGGAGGGGGTGCGGTGGACGCCGGAGGTACTCCGGACCGCGGTGTCGGCCTCGACGAACATGTGCGAAGTCCTCCGCCACCTCGGCCTGGAGGTCGTGGGCGGACACCACACCCACATCAGCCGCCGGATCAGGGCTTACGGGATCGACACTTCGCACTTCACGACTGCGGCCCGCACGGAGAACATGAGGTGCAACCAACGCCGCCGAACGGCCGAGGAGATCCTCGTCAAGGCCACATCGGCGCACGCCACGCGCATTCCGAACAGCCGCCTCAAGAGGGCGATGCGTGAGCTGGGCGTAGCCGAGCACTGCGCCCTGTGCGGAATCGAAGCGGTCTGGCAGGGGGAACCGCTCCCCCTGGAGGTCGACCACCTCGACGGCAACTGGCGCGACAACCGGATCGGAAACCTCCGACTCCTCTGCCCCAACTGCCATGCGACGACGGATAGTTATCGAGGGCGGGGCAAGGGACGCGCAAAGGGTGACGCGGCATGAGCAGTGG
Proteins encoded in this region:
- a CDS encoding HNH endonuclease; the protein is MPVSPYTRERLEAAAATSRTLSEALGRLGADPRSAQRNYLRERMRKLGVGTSHFEREGVRWTPEVLRTAVSASTNMCEVLRHLGLEVVGGHHTHISRRIRAYGIDTSHFTTAARTENMRCNQRRRTAEEILVKATSAHATRIPNSRLKRAMRELGVAEHCALCGIEAVWQGEPLPLEVDHLDGNWRDNRIGNLRLLCPNCHATTDSYRGRGKGRAKGDAA